The DNA segment CCGGGCAGCCCAGGCGCAACTGACGACTGTGATGGCACAGGCTGGCCAGTTGCGATCGGAAATTCAGGCGTTGCAGGCTGAGCGACAGCGGGTACTTGAAGATCGCGATCGCCAAATTGCCGAACGCGACGCCCAAATTGCCGAGCGTGATGCTCAAATTGCCGAACGAGAAACTCAGTTGCGCGATTTGGAAGCCAAGCAGCAGCAGCTTCAGACTGAAATTGCCGAGTTAGAACGTGAGTTTCAAGGACTTCGGCAAGGCAATGTGGCCTTGTTCCGCAACCAATCCCTGGCTTCTGGTGTGGTGCGGGTGATTGAACCGAGTGCGGCTCCTGATGCCGTGAATGAACTTCTGCGACAAGCGAATCGTAATGCCTTTGAGGCGATCGTGCCCAATTCTGCTGTCAGCAACGTTCAAATTATCCAAATTACGAATGCTCAGGTTGAGCAACTGATCGCGCAAATTCAAGATGGTCAAGATTACGTTGTACGGATTTTGTCGGCTGGAAATTATGTGGTCGGAGAACCCTGTGCGTTAGCTGGAGAACCCTGTATTCAAGTGTTTGCAGCGGCAGCGCTCAATCAGAAAGTGTTTTCCAAAGATGAGGTATTGGCGACCATCTCAATTAACCCAAGTACGATTACCGATAATGAACTCCTCGATCGCTATAACTTCCTGATTTCAGCGGCTCAGTTCCGGGCGCGACAGTCGGGGGTTTTGGCGGAGTCCATCGAGATTGCGGACGGGCGCACGGAAACTGTGATTGATTTCTTTTCAGAGCTGCGGGAAGAAACTCAGCCGTTAGAGTTGCAGGCGATCGCCAAAGACGAAATTTATACGGCAGGCCCCTTAGAAATGGAATTGGCTGCTGTCCGCGATGGGCAGATTCTATTCAGCACGGCCACTGTTCGGGAAGGCACTTCACCCCAACTTCCCAACCGTCGAACGAACGATTTTGCACCTTGATTTTCCCAACAGACCGACCAGATTCAGTAGATCACAAACTTCGTTTGCTGAATTGTTTTTTGGTTTAGTGGTGGGCACGGCTCCGCCGCGCCCACCACTAAACTTTTCGATCGACTGAGATTCGTTTATGCTGAAGACAGACGGGTTCACAGAAC comes from the Synechococcales cyanobacterium T60_A2020_003 genome and includes:
- a CDS encoding DUF3084 domain-containing protein, yielding RAAQAQLTTVMAQAGQLRSEIQALQAERQRVLEDRDRQIAERDAQIAERDAQIAERETQLRDLEAKQQQLQTEIAELEREFQGLRQGNVALFRNQSLASGVVRVIEPSAAPDAVNELLRQANRNAFEAIVPNSAVSNVQIIQITNAQVEQLIAQIQDGQDYVVRILSAGNYVVGEPCALAGEPCIQVFAAAALNQKVFSKDEVLATISINPSTITDNELLDRYNFLISAAQFRARQSGVLAESIEIADGRTETVIDFFSELREETQPLELQAIAKDEIYTAGPLEMELAAVRDGQILFSTATVREGTSPQLPNRRTNDFAP